Proteins encoded within one genomic window of Methanolacinia paynteri:
- a CDS encoding YcaO-related McrA-glycine thioamidation protein codes for MFTHIDPIRINRIKKEYFDGTHRVTAPEKTLEKIKPLMPKIGVVEVEDITGLDRLGIPVYSASRPGAKPGATRMHAGKGTRPVHAEVSAMMEAIERYSAEYRGESMIHESFDGMGPATAVDPADLILPRPLESGEKLHWTPSWDMMNEEEIYVPSNAVFHPYDPVGMAQQLFRSDTNGLASGNIIEEAILHAIFEVIERDALSDAENARSMGKKIIVDKEGPAKELLDIFEDNGVKIHLWLIDAKTGVPTVAAGGDDTLTKDPSLLVMGSGTHLNPEIAVLRALTEVAQSRGSSLKGGREDPKRRMLIEKAGYERLKRINRMWFTDEAESIKLSEIPDKSTEYIDEDLKVTLEELQGHAERVCVCDLSKTPVPVVRVVIPGLEVSYMDKTRVRRRH; via the coding sequence ATGTTCACCCATATCGACCCCATCAGGATAAACAGGATAAAGAAGGAGTACTTCGACGGAACGCACAGAGTTACGGCCCCGGAAAAAACACTTGAAAAGATTAAACCGCTTATGCCCAAGATCGGTGTTGTCGAGGTTGAAGATATAACAGGACTCGACAGGCTCGGCATCCCCGTATACTCTGCATCGAGGCCGGGAGCCAAACCGGGCGCGACAAGGATGCATGCAGGCAAAGGGACGCGTCCCGTCCATGCCGAAGTTTCGGCCATGATGGAGGCGATCGAGAGGTACAGCGCAGAGTACAGGGGAGAGAGCATGATCCATGAAAGCTTCGATGGCATGGGGCCTGCAACTGCCGTCGACCCGGCCGACCTCATACTCCCCCGTCCGCTTGAGAGCGGTGAAAAGCTGCACTGGACTCCATCATGGGATATGATGAACGAAGAGGAGATTTACGTCCCCAGCAATGCGGTATTCCACCCGTATGATCCGGTAGGCATGGCACAGCAGCTGTTCAGGAGCGATACGAACGGCCTTGCGAGCGGAAACATTATCGAGGAGGCAATCCTCCATGCGATCTTCGAGGTCATTGAAAGGGATGCCCTGAGCGATGCGGAGAATGCAAGATCGATGGGCAAAAAGATTATTGTAGACAAGGAAGGCCCTGCAAAGGAGCTACTTGATATATTCGAAGACAACGGGGTTAAGATCCACCTGTGGCTGATCGATGCAAAGACCGGCGTCCCAACAGTTGCGGCAGGAGGGGACGACACCCTTACGAAAGACCCGTCTCTCCTTGTAATGGGATCGGGTACTCATCTAAACCCGGAGATCGCCGTCCTGAGGGCACTAACTGAGGTTGCACAGAGCAGGGGAAGCTCGCTTAAAGGAGGAAGGGAGGACCCGAAACGCCGGATGCTCATAGAAAAGGCAGGCTACGAGAGGCTCAAGAGAATAAACAGGATGTGGTTTACCGATGAGGCCGAGAGCATAAAACTCTCGGAGATTCCGGACAAGAGCACTGAATATATAGACGAAGATCTCAAAGTCACCCTTGAAGAGCTGCAAGGGCATGCAGAAAGAGTCTGCGTGTGCGATCTCTCAAAGACCCCCGTTCCTGTCGTAAGGGTCGTCATTCCAGGCCTTGAAGTCTCATATATGGACAAGACGAGAGTAAGAAGAAGACACTGA
- a CDS encoding DUF2098 domain-containing protein — MENATIAPGSLVRYPRTGTSGKATGSKIIDGREFVLIDSTGMYYRADQLIIVDSVTEKRERGEEKGIERFKAEKKLSSEDIRDAFDDVTGVGAG, encoded by the coding sequence ATGGAAAATGCAACTATAGCTCCCGGTTCATTAGTGAGATATCCGCGGACCGGAACTTCAGGCAAGGCAACAGGTTCGAAGATCATCGACGGAAGAGAGTTCGTACTTATCGATTCGACAGGTATGTATTACCGGGCGGATCAGCTCATTATCGTAGATTCGGTGACGGAGAAGCGGGAGAGAGGAGAAGAAAAAGGAATAGAACGCTTTAAAGCGGAAAAAAAGCTGAGCAGCGAAGACATCCGGGATGCTTTCGACGATGTAACCGGTGTCGGAGCGGGATAA